A window from Negativicutes bacterium encodes these proteins:
- a CDS encoding ECF transporter S component, with the protein MMQQRKIELRDIVIIGMLAAICVIATTIKIPYGHGAMVHLGTAAIFTIGIVFGGVYAGLAAAIGTAFFDLMMGFSPYTIWSFFIKGTAGFVVGYVSKGLWPENIVPKQALLRSIVGMLLAATCTLAGYIIAWWQVSGSIVVAIGNIPSSLISSTVGFVVASIIAPKLRQVLKNNRLI; encoded by the coding sequence ATGATGCAACAAAGAAAAATTGAGTTAAGAGACATTGTTATTATTGGGATGTTGGCAGCAATTTGTGTTATTGCTACTACTATTAAAATTCCTTATGGACATGGAGCAATGGTTCATTTAGGAACAGCTGCTATTTTTACTATTGGTATTGTCTTTGGTGGTGTTTATGCTGGACTAGCAGCCGCTATTGGGACAGCATTTTTTGATTTAATGATGGGGTTTTCTCCTTATACTATTTGGTCATTTTTTATCAAAGGAACGGCGGGGTTTGTCGTGGGCTATGTTTCAAAGGGGTTATGGCCTGAGAATATTGTGCCAAAACAAGCTTTATTAAGGAGCATTGTCGGTATGCTTTTAGCGGCAACTTGTACTTTAGCAGGTTATATTATTGCTTGGTGGCAAGTTTCAGGTAGCATTGTGGTGGCTATCGGGAATATTCCAAGTTCGCTTATTTCTTCAACGGTTGGTTTTGTGGTAGCATCAATTATTGCACCAAAATTAAGACAAGTTTTAAAAAATAATCGTTTGATATAA
- the lysA gene encoding diaminopimelate decarboxylase, whose amino-acid sequence MAEKSLPFNKAQIQQIINKFPTPFHIYDETAIRANARRLTKAFAWAPAFKEYFAVKATPNPTLLKILAEEGFGADCSSLPELLLADMSGIKGEDIILTSNDTPADEFQKAIDLGAVINLDDITHIEYLEKNVRLPEFISFRYNPGPLLESSNTIIGKPEEAKYGLTREQLFEAYKIVKEKGVKRFGLHTMVISNELNADCFIATAQMMFELAVELKQQLDIDLEFVNLGGGVGIPYTPEQEEVDLEYVGAGIQKVYQNTIEKNNLKPLKIAMELGRSITGPYGYLVSTALHRKNTYKNYIGLDSCMANLMRPALYGSYHHITVMGKENEPCDHIYDITGSLCENNDKFAIDRALPKIDIGDIVVIHDAGAHGHAMGFNYNGKLRSAELLLKTDGSVALIRRAETIEDYFATLKF is encoded by the coding sequence ATGGCAGAAAAATCTTTGCCTTTCAACAAAGCCCAAATACAACAAATAATCAATAAATTCCCTACCCCGTTTCACATCTATGATGAAACTGCGATTAGAGCAAACGCTCGTCGCTTAACTAAAGCCTTCGCTTGGGCTCCTGCTTTTAAAGAGTATTTTGCCGTAAAAGCGACACCCAATCCAACTTTACTAAAAATTTTAGCGGAAGAAGGCTTCGGTGCTGATTGCAGTTCATTACCAGAATTATTATTAGCCGATATGTCGGGGATAAAAGGTGAAGATATAATTTTGACTTCTAACGACACTCCTGCTGATGAATTCCAAAAAGCAATCGATTTAGGTGCTGTTATTAATTTAGATGATATCACTCATATTGAGTACTTGGAGAAAAATGTTAGACTGCCTGAATTTATTTCTTTCCGTTATAACCCAGGTCCATTATTAGAGTCTAGCAACACTATAATTGGTAAGCCAGAAGAAGCTAAATACGGTCTGACTAGAGAGCAATTATTTGAAGCTTATAAAATCGTTAAAGAAAAAGGCGTTAAAAGATTCGGTCTTCATACCATGGTTATCTCTAATGAATTAAATGCTGATTGTTTTATTGCCACTGCACAAATGATGTTTGAGTTAGCAGTAGAGCTTAAACAGCAACTAGATATCGATTTAGAATTTGTTAATCTCGGTGGTGGTGTAGGAATTCCTTATACTCCTGAGCAAGAAGAAGTAGATTTAGAATATGTTGGAGCAGGAATTCAGAAAGTATATCAAAACACTATTGAGAAAAATAATCTCAAACCATTAAAAATTGCCATGGAACTAGGTCGCTCCATTACCGGACCTTATGGTTACTTGGTATCAACAGCTTTACATCGCAAAAACACTTACAAAAACTATATTGGTCTTGATTCTTGTATGGCTAATTTAATGCGCCCGGCTCTTTATGGTTCATATCATCATATAACAGTTATGGGTAAAGAAAATGAGCCTTGCGACCACATCTATGACATTACCGGTTCACTTTGTGAAAACAATGATAAATTTGCCATCGACAGAGCATTACCGAAAATCGATATTGGTGATATTGTTGTAATCCACGATGCTGGTGCACATGGTCATGCGATGGGCTTTAACTATAATGGCAAACTACGTTCTGCTGAGTTATTGTTAAAAACAGACGGTAGTGTAGCTTTGATTAGAAGAGCTGAAACAATAGAAGATTATTTTGCAACCTTAAAATTTTAA
- a CDS encoding DUF1232 domain-containing protein, with product MKSIIGNKFNKLIILLRERAIFLYLVAKHQDTPMNLRLAVGALLFYIVLPFDIIPDSFFGVGIIDDILVWQLITTYVFNNVPAKVKQECWPLAQKQSRLLKKIFYIVLFWIVLMIISLMMMIWSLLR from the coding sequence ATGAAAAGTATTATCGGTAATAAATTTAATAAATTAATAATTCTCCTAAGAGAAAGAGCGATATTCTTATACTTGGTAGCGAAACATCAAGATACGCCAATGAATCTTAGACTAGCAGTAGGGGCACTATTATTTTATATCGTGCTACCGTTTGATATAATTCCCGATTCTTTTTTCGGCGTGGGAATTATTGATGATATTTTGGTGTGGCAGTTAATTACTACGTATGTCTTTAATAATGTGCCAGCTAAGGTTAAACAGGAGTGCTGGCCACTAGCACAGAAACAGAGTCGACTTTTAAAAAAAATATTTTATATAGTTTTGTTTTGGATAGTACTAATGATAATAAGTTTAATGATGATGATTTGGTCCTTATTAAGGTAG